The following DNA comes from Fervidibacillus albus.
CGTCTCTGCCACTCGATCGGCGATGTCGTTATTTTCCCAATCAAAATACCCGTTATGGGCGCCGACGATTTGAATGCCGGGATAAGTCTTTTTAAGTTTTTCGACGACATTGTCTAACGTTTCTTGTTTCGCTCCTAGTAAAAAGATTGTATACTGTTTTTCGTTGGCGATTTCCAAAAGTCCCATCATCGTATCGAATCCGGTGACTCGACCAGGAAGGGGATCATTTAATAGTTTTGCAGCCTTAACAATTCCTATTCCATCAGCGGTAATATACGTGGCTTGTTGAATCGTCTTCATAAAATTCGAATCTTGTTTCGCCTTCATTACGATTTCTGGATTAGCCGTCACAACAAATGTCCTTTTTTTTTGTTGAATACGTTCATCCAACAATTGAATAAAGGAAGACTGATCTATATTTAGAAAGGGCACGCCCATTATTTTCACGAATCTCATGCAACAATCAAACTCCTTCACTTAACTATGCTCAAATCTTGCTTTTAAAATGGAATTTACAATTTATCAATTAAATGAAAGAATAATCCACATGGTAAACTTATTTCATTTTCCAAATAAAAAACCTCTCACATAATATACCATAAATAAAAAAAGGGGGACTACCCCCCCTTTTTATTTAACAAATTCGCTATAAATCCATGCAAAATCCCAAGTTCCGTTTATTTTAAAATGAATTTTATACCATTTCCCAGTATCGTCCATAATAAATTGACCATTTTCGTCTATGACTCCGTAGACGATATCATTGTTTTCTAATTTTCCTACAATTGTCGCGTTTGTATTCGGTTTACTTCGAACATTTAAACGACCTTCATCCAATTGGATAACCAATGAATTTTTAATGGTAAAATATTCACTGTCTCCAGATACCCAGCCTTCTTTCCCGTTCACGGAAATTTTATACCAGCCGCCATTTTCACCTAAAATTGAGACGGAAGTACCTTTTGCTAACGTCTCAATGACGGTTCCCCATGGATACGTTCGGAATTTCAAATTCACCTTCGTTTCACCGATTAATCCATCCGGCACTTCAAATACGACGTATCGGTCTTCAGGATCGGGTAATGGAGAAGATGTCGGTTGATTTAAATATTCTGGAACTTCGAAGTGTAATAGCGCATTATCAATTAAATCATATGTGGAAAACATATTGTATAATCGGATTGCTTGGCTTGTTGCCCACTCGACATGGGTGGCGTATTGGTGAACGGTTGGATTATCGGGATTCCACCGCATTTTATAAAGAGTATCTTGTCCATCACTTATGTAACCGTTGCTGATAAAAGCAGCTCCACCGTTAATGGCAGCTTCTACAGTAAACCAACCCTTTTTATAGGCATATTCTGCACCGCCTTTAATCGTCGCATCCGGTGTTAGATCCGTAGGGTCTATGGCACCAATACCAAAAAAGTTATATACGATCTTTGGTTCAACTGGATCTCCATCGACCTCCGTGACTAAAACACCTTTAGCGAGGGTCGATGTCCCATTAGCGGTTTCGTGTAAAGCGTGGACAATTAAGTAAATTGGATTTAAATTATACTTTTCAGCAGCATTTAGAAAATATTGAGCTGTTCCCTTTAATGGATTTCCATCTGATTCGGGCAAAATGTCATTGTTAATCATTTTTGCATCGAATCCATCAGTGTAAGAAAGTTTTAAAAACTGGAAAAACTCTGGATCGCTAGCTGAAAAATTTCCAGGATTCAAAAAGTAGGCGACAAGTTCTTTTGATGCAGTAAAATAACCAGCCCCGTCAACTTTCGGACTGTTGTCAGCCTGCATCGATAAAACGGTGTTGAAATCATACCCGTATTCGGTTGTAGTAATGACTATTTTCTGGGAATCAGAAGAATCATTTGATTCACCAATCAAATTTAACATTCGAACAAGAACTGCAGCCACTTCTCCCCGGGTCGTATTATTTTTCGGTGCAAAAATTAATTGTCCTTTAAGATTTGTCGTTCCTCTCATGATATCCAAACTGACGATTGTTTGGACGGCAGATGTAGCCCAATCAGAAATTTGACTTTGATCGAGAAAAGTCCGTTCTATGGTTCCATCTGGAATTTGTTTCATTTCAATTACTCGTTCAACCATGACGGCAATTTCTTCTCGAGTGATGGGGTTGTCTGGTTTAAAAATGTTAGAAGGGTATCCTTTAACTAAGCCGGCTTCAGCTGCTGCAGATACTTCTTCATAATACCATTGACCAGCTTTTACATCTTTAAATGTGGGAGGATTATCACTTGCGGTTAAGTCGAGAATCCGAACTAGAAGAGCCGCAAATTGAGCACGCGTAATGTTCCCATCCGGATCGTAATTCCCTTTTCCGTCCCCTTTTAAAATACCACTGTCGATGAGCTGCCTCATTTCCGACTCAAATTGATGTCCGTCAATATCAGATTTTGCAAAGGCAGTGCCTGCAAACATTGACAACAACATCAACGTAACGATTGAGGTCAGCATTGTTCTCTTCATATTCTTTCATACCACCTCCATTCTATAATTTAAATCTACCAAAAAAAGAGGGAAAAAGATAGATTTTTTGAAATAATTTACTCGAATAATAATAAAAAGCGCGAAATTAATATAGTAAAAAAATATTCTTTAAACAAATTACCTCATGAAATTTATTTATACGTCCGAATCATTTATTTTAATTTTCCCGCCCGCTATAAATAATTTAATTTTGTAAAAAATAAATATAAATTATGAAATAACTGCAGAGGATATTAATTGTTTTTTGTAAATAAAATCGTACTTAATGAAGTTCCATAAAAAATGAAGACTCTTTTCTATCCTAAGGACAAACAGCTACCAATGGTCCCATCTATGTTTAACCAAGAAATAGTAGTTTTACCAACTAACACAAACAGGCAGACTACTAGAAACACGATGCAAGCAAACTTACTGACTCACGATGAGGTATGTCCAATTGTTTATGTAAAATACCATAATCAAATCAATTGAAAAATAGGCTGAAATTGGTAAGACTATCAAATAATCTATAAAATAAAAAAATAATATTAATATAAATATATAGAAAAGTTTAGTATAATATGGTAAATTTATTATCATAAACCAATTAGGGTTTAGGAAAAAATAAAAGAGAGGTGAAAGGTTTGAGGAGAACCAAAAAGATCTTTGTGTTAGTTGTGTTATTTGTACTAATGTTCCAATCGGTCGCTTTCGGAATGGGGACCCAAACAAACAATTCGTCTCAAGGGAAAATCTCTGTTCCAACGATAGGAACCGAAAAACCAAACGTTAAATTGTCTGAAAAGATTGAAAAAACAATGGATCCTGATGAAGAGATCCGAATCATCGTAGAGTTGGATAAAGAGCCAGCGATTACGGAGGCTACGAAGAAAGGAGTGTTGTATAAGGAGCTTTCTGAATCAGTACGAGATAATCTTGAAGCGACTATAGAAAAGGAACAAACAAATGTAACGAAAACCATTCAATCTGTTGTTCCAGGTGCCGAAGTATTGGAACAATTTACGACGGTTTTTAACGGCTTTTCTATGGAAGTGAAAGCAAAAGATGTGGAAAAAATTGAAGAAATCTCAGGTGTAAAAGCTGTTTATGAATCGGTTGAATATGAACGGCCGGAAGAAACTCCGGAAATGATCAGTTCCAAGGATATCATTGAAGCAAGACAAGTATGGAATGATTATGGGTATGACGGAGAAGGAATGGTCGTCGGTATTATTGATACAGGAATCGATTATACCCATAAAGATATGGTCTTAACGAATCCGGAGAATGCAAGTTTAACAGAAGATTATGTAAATGGATTACTTGATGATGGAACGATTGCTGCAGGGAAGTATTTTACAAGTAAAGTTCCATTCGGCTACAACTACATGGATAAAAATGATGAAATTCGAGACTTAGGTCCAAATGCCACTATGCATGGCATGCACGTTGCAGGTACAGTTGGAGCCAACGGAGATGAAGAAAATGGTGGCATTAAAGGGGTAGCACCGGAAGTACAGCTTTTGGCATTAAAGGTTTTCGGAAATGATCCTGTATTCGGTTCTACATATGATGATATTTATGTAAAAGCAATTGACGATGCTATTAAGCTTGACGCTGATGTTTTGAATCTTTCTTTAGGATCACCAGCAGGGTTTGTTGATGAGACTTCACCGTCACAACAAGCGATAAAAAATGCTTCAGATAATGGAATTCTCGTCTCTATATCAGCAGGAAATGAAAATATGTACGGTGACGGATATTTTTATCCATATGCTTCCAACCCGGATTACGGATTAGTCGGTTCACCGAGTGTGGCAAATGAATCCCTTTCTGTCGCATCCTTCGAAAATGATACGATTACAACAAGTAAACTTGAATATGCCATTGCCGATGAAGAATCCGGTAGTGCACCATTCCTAAATGCGAACGATATGGAACTCACTTTAGGTGAAAGTATTGAACTCGTATATGCGGGTCTCGGAAAACCTGAGGACTTTGAAGGAAAAGATTTTGAAGGAAAATTCGCACTCATTCAGCGTGGAGAACTTGCCTTTGTCGACAAAACATTAAACGCCCAAGCGGCTGGTGCATCTGGTGTTATTATATTTAACAATACGGATGGCGTCGTGAACATGGCGACGGATGCTTCAATCGTTATTCCTCAATTGTTTATGTTAAAAAGTGATGGAGATAAATTGGCTGCCGCATTGGAAGAAGGAAAATCTGTCACTGTCACATTTACTGATGAAACGACGATGGTTCCAAGTGATACTGCAGGATTAATGAGCGATTTCACATCATGGGGACTTACACCAGACCTTGAATTCAAACCAGAAATTACAGCACCTGGAGGAAATATTTATTCAACACTTAATGACGACCAGTACGGAATGATGAGTGGTACGTCGATGGCTGCACCACACGTATCGGGTGGATCTGCCCTCGTAATGGAAAAAGTTAAGGAAGATTTTGGACTAACCGGTTCCGAATTAGTTGAGAGAACCAAACAACTTTTAATGAATACGGCAAAACCGGTTGAATTTGATGGTGCTTACGTTTCACCTCGTCGACAAGGTGCAGGGCTTATGCAACTTCATGCTGCACTATCTACACCGGCCATTGTAACGGACGCTACAACAGGAGAAGCAAAAGTTGCGTTAAAAGAAATCACCGATAACGTAGTTACATTCCAACTCAAGGTCGATAACTTATCTGATGAAGACCTCACCTATGAAGTAACTGGAACTGCACAAACGGATGCACCGGTGAATGCTGGAGATTACTTTGTTACTTTACCTAATGATTTTGGAGCAATCACCCTTTCAGATACCGTAACGGTAAATGGTGAAACGACGACAACTATTGAAGTACCTGCTAACGGTTCAACAACATTTGATGTCACAATCGATGTAACGGATTGGGATGACACCTTTTTATACTATTTCGAAAACGGCTACTGGTTAGATGGTTTCGTCACGTTGACGGATCCGACCGATACGAATCCGGAATTAACTGTCCCATTTGTTGGATTTAAAGGTGATTGGGATGCAGCACCAATCTTTGACTATTATGCATGGGATCCGATGACGTATTGGGGAATGACCTTCTTAGTAGATGATTTGGGTTATATTATCAATGGTGGCGTTTTTGAAGAAGATTTTAATCCAGAACGCTTTGCATTTTCTCCGAATGATGATGGTCAATTTGACATGGCAGTACCAATTTTCTCTTTATTCAGAAATGTTAAGGAATTGAAGGTGTCTGTACTGGACGAAGAAGGAAATACTCTACGGACCATTCGAACGGAGAAAAACTATAGGAAAACCTACTCCAATATCACTTCATACCCATATGTGTATGACAATGATTTCGGATGGGATGGATATATCGATGGCGAATTGGCGCCTGAAGGCAATTATATTGTTGAAGTCAGTGGTGTCATTGACTATGAAGGTGCCGAATGGCAAAGCATCCAATTCCCTGTAAAAGTCGATTACACCGCACCTGAAGCGAATGTCGAATTTGATCTTGATACAAATACCGTATCGATTTCCGATGTTGTCGATGAAGGCAGTGGTGCAGACTATTGGGAAGTATATGTGAATGGATATTACTATGATTACTACCCAATGACCGAAACAGAAGTTCAATTAGATGGCATCGAAGAGAAAGATCAAATTACAGTCGTCGTTTGGGATACTGCTTTAAATCATTCTGAGTATAACTTCACAATACCTGGTGAAGATGAAGCAGATAGCCCAATCATCTATGTATACTCACCGAATCATTATGATGGATTTTCTGATTCCGAAGTATATGTATATGGATCGGTAGAAGATGATTCCAATATCACTTCTTTAACAATCAATGGTGAAGAAGCGGATTATTTTGATGGTGAATTTTTCGACCACGTATTAACCCTTGAAGACGGCGTACAGGATGTTGTTGTCAAAGCCGTTGATGAACACGGAAATGAAAGCCAGATTGTTCGGACAGTTCTCGTTGATACAGAAGATCCGAGCATTGAAGTTGGTTCATTCCCATCGTTAACGGGGGACGAAAAAATTACCGTACCTGTTACCATCAAAGATAATTTCGATGACATTCGCTTGTATGTAAATGGTGACGAGAAATTTGTTCATGAACTCAGCGAACCTCTTGATATGGTTGAGTATAACGAAACGATTGATCTTGAACTTGATTTAGTCGATGGAACAAATACATTAACGTTAGAAGTAACTGACGTCGTTGGAAATCAAACGGAGCAAGTTATTGAAATTGAAAAACTGGAATCTGCTGAAAATGTCGTCGTAGCAGACGAAGTATCAGTCATTGAACAATCGGAAGATCAAAATGTAGATGAAGTGGTTGTAGAAGTCCCTGAACTGACAGACCAACTAAGTGAGATGAATGTAATAGTATCACAACCGGCATTGAAGGCAGTTTCTGATTCAGGAAAATCACTAGTAGTTAAATCCGGCGCTTTAGAAACGGAATTTGGAAATTCGGTAATTACCGATTTGCAAACATCAGATATCGTAACATTCTCCCTTGCATTAGCAGCAGACACTGATGTTGAAACCGATGGATCGGTCGTTTCCGATGTATATGAATTTTCTGTTGTATCAGAAACTGATGATGTTCAAACTGAAGTGAATGAGTTTGAAGAACCTGTTAAACTCACTGTTCCGGTGACTGAAGCAGTTAATGATTCGCGTAAAGCTGCCGCATATTATGTGACTGAGGACGGTTTAGAATATGCAGGTGGTAAATATGATGAAGGAACATTTAAATTCAGTACTTACCACTTCTCTCAATTCGTAATCATTGAACGGGATCAAAGCTTCGATGATGTAAAAGATCATTGGGCGAAAGATGAGGTCGAAGTACTGGCTTCTCGGATGATTACGAATGGACAATCGGAAACGGAATTTAACCCAGAAGGAAAAGTCACACGTGCTGAATTTGCTGTCCTTCTTGCACGCGCATTAAAATTACCGACTGAATCTTATGAAGGAATATTTACTGACGTATCCGAAGATCTCGATTGGGCTTATTCGGGCATTGAAGCAGCATATAGAGCAGGTATTGTAAAAGGCGTTTCTGAAGAAGAATTTGCACCGAATGAAGAAATTACCCGTGAACAAATGGCTGTTATGATTATCCGTGCCATTGAATATGCCAATTCCGAACTTCTGGACGGTTTAGATACGAGCAAAGCATTTGCGGACGAAGATCAAATTAGTTCCTATGCACTAGAAGATGTGAGACAAGCTGCTTCTCTCGGAATCGTTGAAGGCCGTGGACAAAATAAATTCGAACCGAAGGAAGATGCAACGAGAGCAGAAGCAGCAGTCATGATTTACCGTTTGTTAGATGTTTTGGAAGAACTTTAATTCGGTGAGCAATCTATGTAAATATTTGAAAGAAAAAAGTTCAACGGTAAATTCAACCTAATTTTCATTAGAAAACTTGAACAGCATCTGTCCACTCCTCAAAAAACTTTTCGTTTGATTTCAAAGGAGTGTTCAGATGCTCGTTTTTTGATCTAATAATCTCTAATATTAATTCCAACGAATGTTTTTTCTGGACGATTTTTAACCATAAAAAAAGAAAAGAAATTGATAAGATGGATGGCAATTTACGATCATTACTGGTTGGCGTTGGTTAATAGCATAGAAAAGCAAATACTTATCGATTTTTAAATGTTCATTTGTGTTTTCACTATGAAATAAAAGAGATTCTAACAATACATAATGGTAAAATATTGAAATGTAAACGCTGCCGAAAAATTTCTGTAAACTGTTTATAAATTCAAAAATTAGCGCTTACTCTCGCAGTTCCTTTCGTTGTAGTTAGGAAAGGAGATTCATTGATGATGATGGTTCTTATGAATCTTCCAATTTATCTAGAAATGGGGGTGTTTTAAATGGGAAAGCGAAATACATTTTTTATCATAATTATCATAATAGTCTTAGGTTTGTCTACAATCTACTTCCTTCTAAATAAGAGATTATTCCAAACTGCACCAACAATAACGGAAGACTTAACTACCGTACAAAATGAACAACCTGAACCTTTAGGACAATTCGAAGAAAAGTACGATGTAATTGTGATTGGTGGGGAGCCAGAGGGAGTGGCTGCGGCCGTTTCAGCAGCAAGAAACGGTGCAAAAACACTCCTTATTGAAAAGCGAGAGGAATTGGGCGGTCTTTTCACATACGGGATGTTGAACTTTCTCGATATTCCCCAAGGAGCTGACGGAAAATCGGTTAGTAGAGGGATTTTTGAAGAATGGCACCAAATGGTCGGGTCGGGTACTTCCTTTGGTATTCCTGAAGCAAAAGCAGCATTTAAACTCCTTGTCGATCAAGAGGAAAACCTCACTTTAACGACAGAAACAGAAGTCGTTAAAGCGCATGTGAATAATAATCGAGTTGAAGGAGTCACGATTCGAAATCGTTATGGGGAGCTTGAAATCGGTGGAGAAACCTTTATCGACGCGACCCAAGATGCGGATTTTTCTGTGATGACCGGCGCACCTTACTTTCTCGGTGGTGAAGATATCGGCTTGAAAGACAAAAAAATGTCCGTAACACTCATCATCCATTTAAAAAATGTCGATTGGGAAGGGATTAAAGAGACGATAAAATCGGAAAAATTCGGTTATGCACGGATAAAAGATGATGCAGCTTGGGGCTTTTCAAAACTACATACCGCTTATAAACCGGTGGAAGAAAATACGCGACTTCGTGGGTTGAATTTGGCAAAAGTCGGTGATGAATATTTTATTAACGCCCTTCAAATTTTTGGAGTAGATGGTTTAGATGAGAACTCGAAAAGAGAAGCCATTGAAAAGGGAAAACGGGAAACGGAACATATTTTGGCTTATTTAAAAGAAGAGTTTCCTGGCTTTGAAAACGCGGAAATTGCAAGTTTCCCAACCGAACTTTACATAAGAGAAACGAGACATATCATATCTGAACATCAACTTCCGATGTCCGACGTTTGGACGAATCGCGACCATTGGGATGCAATTGCCTACGGAGCCTATCCCGTCGATATTCAAGCTCAAACGCCGGATGATTATGGATATGTTATGGCAAATCCAAAACAGTATGCTATCCCTTTCCGTAGTCTAATCCCGAAACAAATCGATGGATTACTCGTCGTTGGACGTTCTTCTGGTTATTCTTCCCTCGCTGCAGGAAGCGCTCGGATCGTTCCCACGGGGATGACAACTGGAGAAGCGGCGGGTGTGGCTGCAGCTATTGCGGTGGAAAATAATGTCACATTCCGTCAAATGAGTCAAAATCAAGAGCTTGTCCAATTGCTCCAAAAAAAACTTGAAAAACAAAACGCTTATCAGAAACCCACGGACACGACTTATCCTTATCAAGGGGAATGGTTTGATGAGTCGATACAATTTTTAATCGATTACGGGCTGGTTTACGGTGGATATGATAACGATTTACAAGTTGACGAAAAGACAAGTTTTCATAGTTTTATTAATTTGTTAAGTAACGGATTTTCCCGTATGAGAGCATCCATCCCAGAAGAAATTTTTAGCAGATTCGTGGAGAAAAGTTCAGGTATTTTTGCTGAAAAAGATCATCCAGTGACGAGAGAGGATCTTGCAACGTTTTTAGTAATTGTCCTATTCGGTGAGGAAAAAGGGGATTCATCTCTAGATCATTGGGGGGTACTTCTCGAAGAAAGAATCGTGAACGAACAAATCGCAAATCATATCTCGGCAGATGCACATTTGACGAAAAAAGAAATGTTCGCTATCACAGCATCGGTATTGAGTAATTTCAACTAATCCAAAATATAAATGATGTTCCGATTTTTAAAAAATATAACTTTTTATTATGGTAGAATGTGATATAATTTAATAAAATTTAACACTTGATGAACATATAAATAATAATGTATTGTAAAATAAACATAGTTAATAAATAATTTACAATAGGTCATGTATGGTTCTTTATCTACAAAATTTACCAATAATAGTTCTGCAAAATACTTCGTTGTAAAAATATGACATAAAGACATTTGTGACTCGTGCGTGTTCTAATTAAAAAAGAAAGGGTGAATAGCATGAGAAAAGTAATTACGTACGGAACTTATGATTTACTCCATTATGGACACGTGAACTTACTTCGGAGAGCAAAAGAATATGGCGATTATTTGATTGTCGGCCTTTCTACGGATGAATTTAATGCTTTGAAAAACAAAAAGGCAAAATATAGTTACGAACACCGGAAAATGATTTTAGAAGCGATTCGTTACGTGGACGAGGTGATTCCTGAAAAAACGTGGGAGCAAAAAAAGGACGACATTATCAAACATAACGTTGATTGTTTTGTAATGGGAGACGACTGGGAAGGGAAATTCGATGACTTAAAGGAGTATTGTGAGGTCATTTACTTGCCAAGAACTATTGGTATCTCGACAACAAAAATTAAAAAGGATTTATTATCGGTAAAAAATGTATAAAAAATCGCCTTTTCGAGAGTTCTTAATCGAGCTATATTTAATCTTTCACAAATGTCTATTCTTTTTCTTTAAAAACATCCGCTTAACAAATAAAATTGTCTTCGTTTCCAGCTTTAAAGAAAATAATATTTATATATATAAAGAATTGAAGCGGGAACATTATGATGGAGAGATTGTTTTTTTATGTAAAAAAAATGTTTATAATGCCATTCGGAAATCTGTCACAGACCCGGTCTACAAAATTGAGACGGGGAGAATTTGGGACGAAGTAATGGCTGCGTACCATTTAATGACGGCGAAAAAAATTATCGTGGATAATTACTACGGTTTTCTTGCGGTTGCTCCGATAAAAAAAGAAGTAGAATGCATTCAAATTTGGCATGCGGCAGGGGCGATCAAAAAATTTGGTTTAACGGATCACGCCACGAAGACGAGAAGTAAAAGGGCGAAACATCGGTTTTTGCAAGTTTATGGAAAATTTGACAAGGTGGTTGTGAACTCTGATGCATTTGCCAAAATGTTCGAAGCGGCTTTCCATTTAAAAGAAAGTCAATTTCTTCCCATTGGATTCCCGCGAACGGACTTCTTTTTCAATGAATCGAAAATAAAGGAAAAAGCAAGTAAATTTCATAAAAAATATTCGATGTATCAAAAGAAAAAAATCATTTTATATGCGCCAACCTTTCGTCCGAATCATGAGGATAATGTTTTAAATTTGGACATACCATTACTTTATGAAAAACTCCACGATGAATATGTTCTTTTTATTCGAATGCATCCGTCCGTTACAATGTACGAACATGTGTTAACTGGATACGAAGATTTCGCAATTGATTTTTCAAAAAAAGCGAGCATTAATGAACTATTGGTCGTTTCTGATATACTAATTACGGATTATTCATCGATTCCCTTTGAATATGTATTGTTAAAAAAACCAATGATCTTTTATCCGTACGATTTAGCAAACTATGAACAAAATCCAGGAATTTGGGAACCGTATGAAGAAATGGTTCCCGGCCCAATAGCATATAATACAGTTGATATTATTGATTTGATTGAAAAAAATCAATTTAACGAAGAAATTTATGAATCTTTCAACAAGAAATGGAATGCATACACCACAGGAAATTCATCACAAAAATTTGTGCAATATTTGCTGAGGGGAGACAATCCATGTGAACGATCTAAACAAGAAGACACTATCCACCATTCAGTTTAACGATATATGCTACATTTTCAAGTATTCGTCACAGGACTGTTCAAACTATGAAAATTAACGCTATTCCAACCAATAACGAAGAAAGGATAAATTTTCCCTTTAACGGAATAGAATGGAGATTTCGTTTTTGGGTTCTTTTTTCATGCATTCTAATGAAATCGTCAGTTTCGATTAACGAAATTTAATAATGAATAAGGTGGTGCCATCATGATTTATGCCGAAATTCTAGCTGGTGGGATTGGAAAACGGATGGGCAATGTAAATATGCCAAAGCAATATCTACTATTAAATGATAAACCAATTATCATTCATACGATTGAGAAGTTTTTACTATTTCCTGATTTCAATAAAATACTTGTCGTAGTTCCTAAGGATTGGATAACTTATA
Coding sequences within:
- a CDS encoding S8 family serine peptidase, with protein sequence MLVVLFVLMFQSVAFGMGTQTNNSSQGKISVPTIGTEKPNVKLSEKIEKTMDPDEEIRIIVELDKEPAITEATKKGVLYKELSESVRDNLEATIEKEQTNVTKTIQSVVPGAEVLEQFTTVFNGFSMEVKAKDVEKIEEISGVKAVYESVEYERPEETPEMISSKDIIEARQVWNDYGYDGEGMVVGIIDTGIDYTHKDMVLTNPENASLTEDYVNGLLDDGTIAAGKYFTSKVPFGYNYMDKNDEIRDLGPNATMHGMHVAGTVGANGDEENGGIKGVAPEVQLLALKVFGNDPVFGSTYDDIYVKAIDDAIKLDADVLNLSLGSPAGFVDETSPSQQAIKNASDNGILVSISAGNENMYGDGYFYPYASNPDYGLVGSPSVANESLSVASFENDTITTSKLEYAIADEESGSAPFLNANDMELTLGESIELVYAGLGKPEDFEGKDFEGKFALIQRGELAFVDKTLNAQAAGASGVIIFNNTDGVVNMATDASIVIPQLFMLKSDGDKLAAALEEGKSVTVTFTDETTMVPSDTAGLMSDFTSWGLTPDLEFKPEITAPGGNIYSTLNDDQYGMMSGTSMAAPHVSGGSALVMEKVKEDFGLTGSELVERTKQLLMNTAKPVEFDGAYVSPRRQGAGLMQLHAALSTPAIVTDATTGEAKVALKEITDNVVTFQLKVDNLSDEDLTYEVTGTAQTDAPVNAGDYFVTLPNDFGAITLSDTVTVNGETTTTIEVPANGSTTFDVTIDVTDWDDTFLYYFENGYWLDGFVTLTDPTDTNPELTVPFVGFKGDWDAAPIFDYYAWDPMTYWGMTFLVDDLGYIINGGVFEEDFNPERFAFSPNDDGQFDMAVPIFSLFRNVKELKVSVLDEEGNTLRTIRTEKNYRKTYSNITSYPYVYDNDFGWDGYIDGELAPEGNYIVEVSGVIDYEGAEWQSIQFPVKVDYTAPEANVEFDLDTNTVSISDVVDEGSGADYWEVYVNGYYYDYYPMTETEVQLDGIEEKDQITVVVWDTALNHSEYNFTIPGEDEADSPIIYVYSPNHYDGFSDSEVYVYGSVEDDSNITSLTINGEEADYFDGEFFDHVLTLEDGVQDVVVKAVDEHGNESQIVRTVLVDTEDPSIEVGSFPSLTGDEKITVPVTIKDNFDDIRLYVNGDEKFVHELSEPLDMVEYNETIDLELDLVDGTNTLTLEVTDVVGNQTEQVIEIEKLESAENVVVADEVSVIEQSEDQNVDEVVVEVPELTDQLSEMNVIVSQPALKAVSDSGKSLVVKSGALETEFGNSVITDLQTSDIVTFSLALAADTDVETDGSVVSDVYEFSVVSETDDVQTEVNEFEEPVKLTVPVTEAVNDSRKAAAYYVTEDGLEYAGGKYDEGTFKFSTYHFSQFVIIERDQSFDDVKDHWAKDEVEVLASRMITNGQSETEFNPEGKVTRAEFAVLLARALKLPTESYEGIFTDVSEDLDWAYSGIEAAYRAGIVKGVSEEEFAPNEEITREQMAVMIIRAIEYANSELLDGLDTSKAFADEDQISSYALEDVRQAASLGIVEGRGQNKFEPKEDATRAEAAVMIYRLLDVLEEL
- a CDS encoding S-layer homology domain-containing protein, with the protein product MKRTMLTSIVTLMLLSMFAGTAFAKSDIDGHQFESEMRQLIDSGILKGDGKGNYDPDGNITRAQFAALLVRILDLTASDNPPTFKDVKAGQWYYEEVSAAAEAGLVKGYPSNIFKPDNPITREEIAVMVERVIEMKQIPDGTIERTFLDQSQISDWATSAVQTIVSLDIMRGTTNLKGQLIFAPKNNTTRGEVAAVLVRMLNLIGESNDSSDSQKIVITTTEYGYDFNTVLSMQADNSPKVDGAGYFTASKELVAYFLNPGNFSASDPEFFQFLKLSYTDGFDAKMINNDILPESDGNPLKGTAQYFLNAAEKYNLNPIYLIVHALHETANGTSTLAKGVLVTEVDGDPVEPKIVYNFFGIGAIDPTDLTPDATIKGGAEYAYKKGWFTVEAAINGGAAFISNGYISDGQDTLYKMRWNPDNPTVHQYATHVEWATSQAIRLYNMFSTYDLIDNALLHFEVPEYLNQPTSSPLPDPEDRYVVFEVPDGLIGETKVNLKFRTYPWGTVIETLAKGTSVSILGENGGWYKISVNGKEGWVSGDSEYFTIKNSLVIQLDEGRLNVRSKPNTNATIVGKLENNDIVYGVIDENGQFIMDDTGKWYKIHFKINGTWDFAWIYSEFVK
- a CDS encoding FAD-dependent oxidoreductase, producing the protein MGKRNTFFIIIIIIVLGLSTIYFLLNKRLFQTAPTITEDLTTVQNEQPEPLGQFEEKYDVIVIGGEPEGVAAAVSAARNGAKTLLIEKREELGGLFTYGMLNFLDIPQGADGKSVSRGIFEEWHQMVGSGTSFGIPEAKAAFKLLVDQEENLTLTTETEVVKAHVNNNRVEGVTIRNRYGELEIGGETFIDATQDADFSVMTGAPYFLGGEDIGLKDKKMSVTLIIHLKNVDWEGIKETIKSEKFGYARIKDDAAWGFSKLHTAYKPVEENTRLRGLNLAKVGDEYFINALQIFGVDGLDENSKREAIEKGKRETEHILAYLKEEFPGFENAEIASFPTELYIRETRHIISEHQLPMSDVWTNRDHWDAIAYGAYPVDIQAQTPDDYGYVMANPKQYAIPFRSLIPKQIDGLLVVGRSSGYSSLAAGSARIVPTGMTTGEAAGVAAAIAVENNVTFRQMSQNQELVQLLQKKLEKQNAYQKPTDTTYPYQGEWFDESIQFLIDYGLVYGGYDNDLQVDEKTSFHSFINLLSNGFSRMRASIPEEIFSRFVEKSSGIFAEKDHPVTREDLATFLVIVLFGEEKGDSSLDHWGVLLEERIVNEQIANHISADAHLTKKEMFAITASVLSNFN
- a CDS encoding WecB/TagA/CpsF family glycosyltransferase, which codes for MRFVKIMGVPFLNIDQSSFIQLLDERIQQKKRTFVVTANPEIVMKAKQDSNFMKTIQQATYITADGIGIVKAAKLLNDPLPGRVTGFDTMMGLLEIANEKQYTIFLLGAKQETLDNVVEKLKKTYPGIQIVGAHNGYFDWENNDIADRVAETKPDITFVALGVPKQEQWIAENLHRVEYGVMIGIGGSFDVIAGTVNRAPVIWQKLNIEWLYRLIQQPSRWRRMLALPRFAWQIIRIKMKGSNHE